A portion of the Pedobacter cryoconitis genome contains these proteins:
- a CDS encoding tetratricopeptide repeat protein: MLVYSPEEEEVFFDQIDQVYTLTESQNLEEAEQLLLEINESIPHPKENCSVGGILLDSIFSFYEQTGQVEKALPHFLKETEYLQEKMKTETVKSSGHFITTGSIYYALGDLDKARVYFKIAHGLGKNSIFHDFNADFLHMAVTSDVEFEEFKQNFVPVDGSLQEELTDEQQDLMEEYCEQGNLEMDAENFDKAAGWFQKALDVLPAPKEDWEAAGWVSASCGDAYFNAGKYKEALEHLLVAHDIYISEEEVNPFVLLRLGETYFELGDHENATSNLLAAYEMEGAELFEDDQKYLTYLKTKHKL; encoded by the coding sequence ATGTTAGTTTATAGTCCAGAAGAAGAAGAAGTATTTTTTGATCAGATTGATCAGGTTTATACACTGACTGAGTCTCAGAATTTAGAAGAAGCTGAACAGCTTTTATTAGAGATTAATGAATCGATCCCTCATCCTAAAGAAAATTGCAGTGTTGGCGGCATATTGCTGGACAGCATTTTCTCTTTTTATGAGCAGACCGGTCAGGTTGAAAAGGCATTGCCTCATTTTTTAAAAGAAACTGAATATCTGCAGGAAAAAATGAAGACTGAAACTGTAAAAAGTTCTGGTCATTTTATTACCACGGGCAGCATTTATTATGCGCTTGGCGACCTGGATAAAGCAAGAGTATATTTTAAAATTGCCCATGGTTTAGGGAAAAATAGCATTTTTCATGATTTTAATGCAGATTTTCTGCATATGGCAGTAACCTCTGATGTGGAATTTGAAGAGTTCAAACAGAATTTTGTTCCTGTTGATGGTTCATTACAAGAAGAGCTGACGGATGAGCAGCAGGACTTGATGGAAGAATATTGTGAGCAGGGAAACCTGGAGATGGATGCAGAGAATTTCGATAAAGCTGCCGGATGGTTCCAGAAAGCGTTAGACGTATTGCCAGCGCCTAAAGAAGATTGGGAAGCAGCAGGGTGGGTTTCTGCCTCTTGTGGCGATGCTTATTTCAATGCAGGGAAATACAAGGAAGCTTTGGAACATTTGCTTGTAGCGCATGATATTTATATTAGTGAGGAAGAAGTGAACCCTTTTGTATTGCTTAGATTAGGCGAGACTTATTTTGAGCTGGGAGATCATGAAAATGCAACCTCAAATCTATTGGCAGCTTATGAAATGGAAGGGGCTGAGCTATTTGAGGATGACCAGAAATATCTGACGTACCTTAAAACAAAACATAAACTTTAA
- a CDS encoding response regulator transcription factor encodes MNKKILVLEKNRDILELINIVLTDEGYHVDLLSSEKEIFEHIRNFQPDAILLDVISPTEEGTALCKTIKAAEDFSHIPVIVLSTHPKPEIVKEICADEVVAKPFDISFLLSTIAHQLISA; translated from the coding sequence ATGAATAAAAAGATATTAGTATTGGAAAAGAACAGAGATATTCTTGAACTGATTAATATTGTACTGACAGATGAAGGCTATCATGTCGACTTGCTGTCTTCAGAAAAAGAAATATTCGAACATATCAGAAATTTCCAGCCTGATGCAATTCTGCTGGACGTAATCAGTCCTACTGAAGAAGGAACCGCTTTATGTAAAACCATTAAGGCCGCAGAAGACTTCAGCCATATTCCGGTGATCGTATTATCAACGCATCCTAAACCGGAGATAGTGAAAGAGATATGTGCAGATGAAGTTGTAGCTAAACCATTCGATATCTCTTTCTTACTCTCCACAATAGCGCACCAACTGATCAGTGCTTAA
- the xseB gene encoding exodeoxyribonuclease VII small subunit — MEKNLNYEAAYSELTQIAQEIETEAVSVDVLAEKVKRASELIAFCQTKLRSTETEVNKIIKQMENQPL, encoded by the coding sequence ATGGAAAAGAATTTGAATTATGAAGCGGCTTATAGTGAACTGACACAAATTGCCCAGGAAATAGAAACTGAAGCTGTTTCTGTAGATGTACTTGCCGAAAAAGTAAAACGGGCTTCCGAACTGATTGCTTTTTGTCAGACAAAATTGAGGTCCACTGAGACTGAAGTCAACAAAATTATAAAGCAGATGGAAAACCAACCCTTATAG
- a CDS encoding histone H1, with translation MEKFSKLKELLASVEVDAEKFYSAGNSAAGTRVRKAMQDLKVLAQDIRTEVTEKKNTAK, from the coding sequence ATGGAAAAATTTTCAAAACTAAAAGAATTGCTTGCTTCTGTTGAAGTTGATGCTGAGAAGTTTTATTCTGCAGGTAATAGTGCAGCGGGAACAAGAGTACGTAAAGCGATGCAGGATTTAAAAGTTCTTGCTCAGGATATCCGTACTGAAGTAACTGAGAAAAAAAACACAGCTAAATAA